In a genomic window of Calditrichota bacterium:
- the xerD gene encoding site-specific tyrosine recombinase XerD yields the protein MESASVNPSLFEWVDRFLHFIRLEKGLSDHTTRAYSFDLMHYLEFLELEGISRFSDVSIQTVLKFVFYLNDLGYAPASLGQMISALRSFHQFLFEEGETEADPTENLDSPKLRRKIPVVLSPQEVSAILDQPDIGTPLGLRDRAMIEFAYATGVRVSELIQIKQKDIFYDVGFVRVFGKGSKERVIPFGKLAKKYVQMYQSDVRPRVYRPGISGDVLFLSRNGRPLTRMAFFVNLKKYASAAGIKKNVSPHTLRHSFATHLLEGGADLRAVQVLLGHADISTTQIYTHLDRDYLKEVHRTFHPRETM from the coding sequence ATGGAATCCGCTTCAGTAAACCCGTCTCTTTTTGAATGGGTGGATCGGTTCCTCCATTTCATTCGTCTCGAAAAAGGGCTTTCGGATCACACAACCCGGGCCTATTCATTCGATTTGATGCACTATCTGGAATTTCTGGAATTAGAGGGGATTTCCCGGTTTTCAGATGTGTCGATTCAAACAGTGCTCAAATTTGTGTTTTACCTGAATGATCTGGGGTACGCACCGGCCAGTTTGGGGCAAATGATTTCGGCACTGCGTTCGTTTCACCAATTTTTGTTTGAGGAGGGAGAAACCGAGGCGGATCCCACGGAGAATCTGGATTCTCCGAAGCTGCGCCGAAAGATTCCCGTGGTGCTGTCTCCACAGGAGGTGTCTGCGATTCTGGATCAACCGGACATCGGCACGCCTTTGGGTTTGCGGGACCGGGCCATGATTGAATTTGCTTACGCCACCGGAGTGCGGGTATCGGAATTGATTCAAATCAAACAGAAAGATATTTTTTATGATGTGGGCTTTGTGCGCGTTTTTGGAAAGGGATCCAAAGAACGGGTGATTCCTTTTGGAAAACTGGCCAAAAAGTATGTTCAAATGTATCAGTCCGATGTCCGGCCGCGCGTGTATCGCCCCGGAATTTCAGGAGATGTTTTATTTTTGAGCAGAAACGGACGACCCCTTACCCGGATGGCTTTTTTTGTTAATTTAAAAAAATATGCGTCAGCGGCGGGAATCAAAAAAAATGTAAGTCCCCATACGCTGAGGCATTCATTTGCCACTCATTTGCTGGAAGGGGGCGCCGATTTGCGGGCCGTGCAGGTTTTACTGGGGCATGCGGATATTTCAACCACACAGATTTACACGCACCTGGATCGGGATTATCTCAAAGAGGTGCACCGGACATTTCACCCAAGGGAAACTATGTAA